One genomic segment of Streptomyces liangshanensis includes these proteins:
- a CDS encoding ATP-binding protein: MATVELRFSAQPEHVRTARLVAAAVARRAGVDEAVLDEVRLAVGEACSRAVGLHRSHGITAPVRVVLIEEEKSFSIEVGDEVPSTGSVATGTPETSGGAPAGDLYDHEADGEDEMGLAVISGLVDDVQVTSDDDGGVIRMTWPTAHAVALS; encoded by the coding sequence ATGGCCACCGTTGAACTCCGCTTCAGCGCCCAGCCCGAACATGTCAGGACGGCCCGTCTGGTGGCGGCCGCCGTGGCACGCCGGGCCGGGGTCGACGAAGCTGTGTTGGACGAGGTCAGACTCGCGGTCGGTGAGGCATGCAGCCGGGCGGTCGGGCTGCATCGCAGCCATGGCATCACCGCCCCGGTGAGGGTCGTCCTGATCGAGGAGGAGAAGAGCTTCTCCATCGAGGTCGGCGACGAGGTGCCGAGTACGGGCAGCGTCGCCACCGGGACCCCGGAGACGAGCGGGGGAGCGCCTGCCGGCGATCTCTACGACCATGAGGCCGACGGCGAGGACGAGATGGGTCTCGCGGTCATCAGCGGGCTCGTCGACGACGTCCAGGTCACCTCGGACGACGACGGTGGTGTCATCCGCATGACGTGGCCGACGGCGCACGCCGTGGCGCTGTCGTGA
- a CDS encoding DUF7059 domain-containing protein produces the protein MSTTSLPSPDHSSRLREVLLAADFTVDGLLDLLGAPAYAALARSETVPALRATEGHTPLESLVRLFLLQRPVAREHAERALTLPEALADGWIVEDGDEISATVDVRPYGGPEGQDWFIVSDLGCAVGGAGGVGDHDEGVVLGVGGASTTLAGITVRTPVDSALDLGTGSGIQALHASRHATRVTATDLNPRALAFTRLTLALSGAPGADLREGSLFEPVADETYDLIVSNPPFVISPGARLTYRDGGMAGDDLCRTLVSQAGEHLNRGGYAQFLANWEHVEGEEWQERLRSWVPRGCDAWIVQREVQDITQYAELWLRDSGDHRSDPEAYAERYGAWLDEFESRRTKAVGFGWITLRKSGAEEPSVVVEEWPHAVEQPLGDAVQAHFARQDYLRGHDDAALLADHFVLATEVVQEQVGLPGAEDPEHVVLRQHRGMRRATKVDTVGAGFAGVCDGTLSAGRILDAIAQVMGEDPVLLRDRTPQSIRLLVEEGFLEPASG, from the coding sequence GTGAGTACGACCAGCCTTCCCTCGCCCGACCACTCGTCCCGGCTCCGTGAGGTCCTCCTCGCCGCCGACTTCACCGTCGACGGCCTGCTCGACCTGCTCGGCGCCCCCGCCTACGCCGCGCTGGCCCGCAGCGAGACCGTGCCCGCCCTGCGCGCCACCGAAGGCCACACCCCGCTCGAATCGCTCGTCCGGCTCTTCCTGCTCCAGCGGCCCGTCGCCCGCGAACACGCGGAGCGCGCCCTGACGCTCCCCGAGGCGCTGGCCGACGGCTGGATCGTCGAGGACGGGGACGAGATCAGCGCCACGGTCGACGTCCGGCCGTACGGCGGACCCGAGGGGCAGGACTGGTTCATCGTCTCCGACCTGGGCTGCGCCGTCGGCGGCGCGGGCGGCGTGGGTGACCACGACGAGGGGGTCGTGCTCGGGGTCGGCGGCGCCTCGACGACCCTGGCCGGCATCACCGTACGGACGCCGGTGGACAGCGCCCTCGACCTCGGCACGGGCTCCGGCATCCAGGCCCTGCACGCCAGCCGGCACGCCACACGCGTCACCGCCACCGACCTCAATCCGCGCGCCCTGGCCTTCACCCGCCTGACCCTGGCCCTCTCCGGGGCGCCCGGGGCCGACCTGCGCGAGGGATCACTGTTCGAGCCGGTCGCGGACGAGACGTACGACCTCATCGTGTCGAACCCGCCCTTCGTGATCTCGCCCGGCGCCCGGCTCACCTACCGGGACGGCGGCATGGCGGGCGACGACCTGTGCCGGACGCTGGTGTCGCAGGCGGGGGAGCACCTGAACCGGGGCGGGTACGCGCAGTTTCTCGCCAACTGGGAGCACGTCGAGGGCGAGGAATGGCAGGAGCGGCTGCGCTCCTGGGTGCCGCGCGGGTGCGACGCGTGGATCGTCCAGCGGGAGGTGCAGGACATCACGCAGTACGCGGAGCTGTGGCTGCGGGACAGCGGCGACCACCGCAGCGACCCGGAGGCGTACGCGGAGCGGTACGGGGCGTGGCTGGACGAGTTCGAGTCCCGTAGGACCAAGGCCGTCGGCTTCGGCTGGATCACGCTGAGGAAGTCCGGCGCCGAGGAGCCCTCGGTCGTCGTGGAGGAGTGGCCGCACGCGGTGGAGCAGCCGCTCGGCGACGCCGTACAGGCGCACTTCGCGCGGCAGGACTACCTGCGGGGGCATGACGACGCGGCGCTGCTCGCCGACCACTTCGTCCTCGCGACCGAGGTCGTCCAGGAGCAGGTGGGGCTGCCCGGCGCGGAGGACCCCGAGCACGTGGTGCTGCGCCAGCACCGGGGGATGCGGCGGGCCACGAAGGTCGACACCGTCGGGGCGGGCTTCGCCGGGGTCTGCGACGGGACGCTGAGCGCCGGCCGGATCCTGGACGCGATCGCGCAGGTCATGGGCGAGGACCCGGTGCTGCTCAGGGACCGTACGCCGCAGTCGATCCGGCTCCTGGTGGAGGAAGGCTTCCTGGAACCGGCTTCCGGGTGA
- a CDS encoding type II secretion system F family protein, with protein MSAAAYAAMLCAGVAAWLTVDRDAAVRRATVLFVDGPEGAAHGVDGGRAGVGRWSGAVLWRRWRVRVVLGARRLRGEWLCLPVAVVLAVLGDSVLPLVGGAVAVPFVRRRLRAGERARAAERRAGGVVALCGAAAGELRSGAQPVPALLAAAVATGGLGDGEARVVAAARFGGDVSEALRRAAREPGCEGLAGLAACWRVAVDGGAGLAAGLDRLEAALRAEREQREALRAQLAGAWSTVAVLGLLPVLGLAMGWALGADPLRVLLHTPAGCGCLVVGGLLEGAGLWWAGRIVRTGMGT; from the coding sequence ATGTCGGCCGCGGCGTACGCGGCGATGCTCTGCGCGGGGGTCGCGGCGTGGCTGACGGTTGACCGCGACGCGGCGGTGAGGCGGGCCACGGTGCTGTTCGTGGACGGCCCGGAGGGGGCGGCCCACGGTGTGGACGGTGGCCGTGCCGGGGTCGGTCGGTGGTCCGGCGCGGTGTTGTGGCGGCGGTGGCGGGTGCGCGTCGTGCTGGGGGCGCGGCGGTTGCGCGGGGAGTGGCTCTGTCTGCCGGTGGCGGTGGTGCTCGCGGTGCTGGGCGACTCGGTGCTGCCGCTGGTCGGAGGCGCGGTCGCGGTGCCGTTCGTGCGGCGGCGGTTGCGGGCCGGGGAGCGGGCGAGGGCGGCCGAGCGGCGGGCCGGGGGTGTCGTCGCGTTGTGCGGGGCGGCGGCGGGGGAGTTGCGGTCCGGTGCGCAGCCCGTCCCGGCGTTGCTGGCGGCGGCCGTGGCGACCGGTGGCCTGGGCGACGGCGAGGCCCGGGTGGTGGCCGCCGCGCGGTTCGGGGGCGACGTGTCCGAGGCGCTGCGGCGGGCGGCGCGGGAGCCCGGATGCGAAGGGCTGGCCGGGCTGGCGGCCTGTTGGCGGGTGGCCGTGGACGGCGGGGCGGGTCTGGCCGCCGGTCTCGACCGGTTGGAGGCGGCCCTGCGGGCCGAGAGGGAGCAGCGGGAGGCCTTGCGGGCCCAGTTGGCCGGGGCGTGGTCGACGGTCGCGGTGCTCGGGCTCCTCCCGGTGCTGGGCCTGGCGATGGGCTGGGCGCTCGGCGCGGATCCGTTGCGCGTGCTGCTGCACACGCCGGCCGGGTGCGGCTGCCTGGTGGTCGGCGGGTTGTTGGAGGGGGCCGGTCTGTGGTGGGCCGGCCGGATCGTGCGGACGGGGATGGGGACATGA
- the topA gene encoding type I DNA topoisomerase gives MSPTSEAAHGGRRLVIVESPAKAKTIKGYLGPGYVVEASVGHIRDLPNGAAEVPEKYTGEVRRLGVDVNNDFEPIYVVNADKKAQVRKLKELLAESDELYLATDEDREGEAIAWHLQEVLKPKVPVHRMVFHEITKDAIRAAVANPRELNTRMVDAQETRRILDRLYGYEVSPVLWKKVMRGLSAGRVQSVATRLVVERERERIAFRSAEYWDLTGTFSTGRAGDASDPSSLLARLNAVDGKRVAQGRDFGSDGRIKSDQTLHLDEANARALAAALENASFSVRSVESKPYRRSPYAPFRTTTLQQEASRKLGFGAKSTMQVAQKLYENGFITYMRTDSTTLSDTAISAARAQVTQLYGANYLPDKPRTYAGKVKNAQEAHEAIRPSGDRFRTPAETGLSGDQFRLYELIWKRTVASQMKDAVGNSVTVKIVGSASDGREAEFSASGKTITFHGFMKAYVEGADDPNAELDDRERRLPQVAEGDALSAEELSVDGHSTKPPARYTEASLVKELEEREIGRPSTYASIIGTILDRGYVFKKGTALVPSFLSFAVVNLLETHFGRLVDYDFTARMEDDLDRIARGEAHSVPWLKRFYFGEGGDGEDVGAASAAGNGDGDHLGGLKELVTDLGAIDAREISSFPVGDGIMLRVGRYGPYVERGEKDEEGHQRADVPEEMAPDELTVEYAEELLAKPSGDFELGADPVTGNQIVAKDGRYGPYVTEILPENTPKTGKNAVKPRTASLFKSMSLDTVTIDDALKLMSLPRVVGTDAEGVEITAQNGRYGPYLKKGTDSRSLTTEDQLFDITLDEALAIYAQPKQRGRAAAKPPLKELGTDPVSERPVVVKDGRFGPYVTDGETNATLRTDDSVEAITPERGYELLAEKRAKSPAKKTAKKAPAKRAPAKKATTAKKAVAKKTTAKTAAKKTTAAKSTAAKSTAAKSTAKKTSASASRSAKTDE, from the coding sequence TTGTCCCCGACCAGCGAAGCCGCACACGGCGGCCGCCGACTCGTCATCGTCGAGTCGCCCGCCAAGGCGAAGACGATCAAGGGCTACCTCGGCCCCGGATATGTCGTCGAGGCGAGCGTCGGGCACATCCGCGACCTCCCGAACGGTGCCGCCGAGGTGCCGGAGAAGTACACGGGCGAGGTACGCCGTCTCGGCGTGGACGTGAACAACGACTTCGAGCCGATCTACGTCGTCAACGCCGACAAGAAGGCACAGGTCAGAAAGCTCAAGGAGCTGCTGGCCGAGTCCGACGAGCTCTACCTCGCCACCGATGAGGACCGCGAGGGCGAAGCCATCGCGTGGCACCTCCAGGAAGTCCTGAAGCCCAAGGTCCCCGTCCACCGGATGGTCTTCCACGAGATCACCAAGGACGCGATCAGGGCCGCCGTCGCCAACCCGCGCGAGCTGAACACGCGCATGGTCGACGCCCAGGAGACCCGCCGTATCCTCGACCGGCTGTACGGCTACGAGGTCTCGCCGGTCCTGTGGAAGAAGGTCATGCGCGGCCTGTCCGCCGGCCGTGTGCAGTCCGTCGCCACCCGCCTCGTCGTCGAGCGCGAGCGGGAGCGCATCGCGTTCCGCTCCGCCGAGTACTGGGACCTGACCGGCACGTTCTCCACCGGCCGTGCCGGTGACGCCTCCGACCCGTCCTCGCTGCTCGCCCGGCTCAACGCGGTCGACGGCAAGCGGGTCGCCCAGGGCCGTGACTTCGGTTCCGACGGCCGGATCAAGTCCGACCAGACGCTCCACCTGGACGAGGCGAACGCGCGCGCCCTGGCCGCCGCGCTGGAGAACGCTTCCTTCTCGGTGCGGTCCGTCGAGTCGAAGCCGTACCGCCGCTCCCCGTACGCCCCCTTCCGTACGACGACGCTCCAGCAGGAGGCCTCGCGCAAGCTGGGCTTCGGGGCCAAGTCCACGATGCAGGTCGCGCAGAAGCTGTACGAGAACGGCTTCATCACCTATATGCGTACGGACTCCACGACGCTCTCCGACACCGCGATCTCGGCGGCCCGCGCGCAGGTCACGCAGCTGTACGGGGCGAACTACCTGCCGGACAAGCCGCGCACGTACGCCGGCAAGGTCAAGAACGCGCAGGAGGCGCACGAGGCGATCCGGCCTTCGGGTGATCGTTTCCGCACGCCCGCCGAGACGGGTCTGTCCGGCGACCAGTTCCGCCTCTACGAGCTGATCTGGAAGCGGACCGTCGCCTCCCAGATGAAGGACGCGGTCGGCAACAGCGTCACCGTCAAGATCGTCGGGTCCGCCTCCGACGGCCGCGAGGCGGAGTTCTCCGCGTCCGGCAAGACGATCACCTTCCACGGCTTCATGAAGGCGTACGTCGAAGGCGCCGACGACCCGAACGCCGAGCTGGACGACCGCGAGCGCCGACTGCCGCAGGTCGCCGAGGGCGACGCGCTGTCCGCCGAGGAACTGTCCGTCGACGGCCACTCCACCAAGCCCCCGGCCCGCTACACGGAAGCGTCGCTGGTCAAGGAGCTGGAGGAGCGCGAGATCGGCCGCCCGTCCACGTACGCCTCGATCATCGGGACCATCCTCGATCGCGGTTACGTGTTCAAGAAGGGCACGGCGCTCGTCCCGTCCTTCCTCTCCTTCGCCGTGGTCAATCTGCTGGAGACCCACTTCGGCCGGCTCGTCGACTACGACTTCACGGCCCGGATGGAGGACGACCTCGACCGCATCGCGCGGGGCGAGGCGCACTCCGTGCCGTGGCTCAAGCGCTTCTACTTCGGCGAGGGCGGGGACGGCGAGGACGTCGGCGCCGCCTCGGCCGCGGGCAACGGCGACGGGGACCACCTCGGCGGCCTGAAGGAACTGGTCACGGACCTCGGCGCGATCGACGCCCGGGAGATCTCCTCGTTCCCCGTCGGCGACGGCATCATGCTGCGCGTCGGCCGGTACGGGCCGTACGTGGAGCGCGGCGAGAAGGACGAAGAGGGCCACCAGCGCGCCGACGTGCCCGAGGAGATGGCACCGGACGAGCTGACGGTCGAGTACGCGGAAGAGCTGCTGGCCAAGCCGAGCGGCGACTTCGAACTGGGCGCCGACCCCGTGACGGGGAACCAGATCGTCGCCAAGGACGGCCGGTACGGCCCGTACGTCACCGAGATCCTCCCGGAGAACACCCCGAAGACGGGCAAGAACGCGGTCAAGCCGCGTACCGCCTCCCTCTTCAAGTCGATGTCCTTGGACACGGTCACCATCGACGACGCCCTCAAGCTGATGTCGCTGCCGCGTGTGGTGGGGACGGACGCCGAGGGGGTCGAGATCACGGCGCAGAACGGCCGGTACGGCCCGTATCTTAAGAAGGGCACCGACTCACGGTCCCTGACGACCGAGGACCAGCTCTTCGACATCACGCTCGACGAGGCGCTGGCGATCTACGCCCAGCCGAAGCAGCGGGGCCGCGCCGCGGCCAAGCCGCCGCTCAAGGAACTGGGCACGGACCCGGTGAGCGAGCGTCCCGTGGTGGTGAAGGACGGCCGGTTCGGGCCGTACGTCACCGACGGCGAGACGAACGCGACGCTGCGGACGGACGACAGCGTCGAGGCGATCACTCCTGAGCGGGGTTACGAGCTGCTCGCGGAGAAGCGCGCCAAGTCGCCTGCCAAGAAGACGGCGAAGAAGGCCCCCGCCAAGCGCGCGCCGGCCAAGAAGGCGACGACGGCGAAGAAGGCCGTCGCGAAGAAGACCACGGCGAAGACGGCCGCCAAGAAGACGACGGCGGCGAAGTCCACGGCGGCGAAGTCGACCGCGGCGAAGTCGACGGCCAAGAAGACGTCCGCCTCCGCTTCGAGGTCGGCGAAAACGGACGAATAG
- a CDS encoding DUF4244 domain-containing protein, which translates to MRKIVMGMRAGVRWLRLRGAWTDAGMATTEFAMVTLAAAALAAVLYKVVTGGQVSEALRSVIGEALGARY; encoded by the coding sequence ATGAGGAAGATCGTCATGGGGATGCGGGCGGGCGTGCGGTGGCTGCGGCTGCGCGGGGCCTGGACGGACGCGGGGATGGCGACGACGGAGTTCGCCATGGTGACGCTGGCCGCCGCGGCGCTGGCGGCGGTGCTCTACAAGGTCGTCACGGGCGGACAGGTCTCCGAGGCGCTGCGGTCGGTCATCGGGGAGGCGCTCGGTGCGCGCTACTGA
- a CDS encoding type II secretion system F family protein, translating into MSGELSHLLWVVVWALAAVGCVWFAVGAVRSERRVRRRLAGVLAVEYGRRRRPWPDVRARARRWVPVFGALVVGCALVGGVTGWIVGCAAAYGVWRWARGRTPDQDAVAADEAEVARRLPLAADLLAACVAAGAGPREAAAAVGESLGGPVGERLARTAAELRLGGEPAQVWGRFGAIPGAAGLARCLERAGASGAPAAEPVARLAEGLRADRARAALARAQRAQVLITAPVGLCFLPAFLALGVAPVVVGLAGGLLRGR; encoded by the coding sequence ATGAGTGGGGAGTTGAGCCATCTGTTGTGGGTGGTGGTCTGGGCGTTGGCCGCTGTCGGGTGCGTGTGGTTCGCGGTGGGGGCGGTGCGGTCCGAGCGGCGCGTGCGCAGGCGGCTCGCGGGTGTCCTAGCCGTGGAGTACGGGCGGCGGCGGCGACCGTGGCCGGACGTGCGGGCTCGGGCGCGGCGCTGGGTCCCGGTGTTCGGGGCGCTGGTTGTCGGCTGTGCGCTGGTCGGAGGCGTGACCGGCTGGATCGTGGGGTGCGCGGCGGCGTACGGGGTGTGGCGGTGGGCGCGGGGCCGGACGCCGGACCAGGACGCCGTCGCCGCCGACGAGGCCGAGGTGGCGCGCCGGCTGCCGCTCGCCGCGGATCTCCTGGCGGCCTGTGTCGCCGCCGGGGCGGGCCCGCGTGAGGCGGCCGCGGCGGTCGGTGAGTCGCTGGGCGGACCGGTCGGGGAGCGGCTGGCCCGGACGGCGGCGGAGCTTCGGCTCGGCGGTGAACCGGCTCAGGTGTGGGGGAGGTTCGGCGCGATACCGGGCGCGGCGGGGCTGGCCAGGTGCCTGGAGCGGGCCGGGGCCAGCGGGGCGCCCGCGGCCGAGCCGGTGGCGCGGCTGGCCGAAGGCCTCCGGGCGGACCGGGCCCGTGCGGCGCTGGCCAGGGCCCAGCGGGCGCAGGTGCTGATCACCGCGCCGGTGGGCCTGTGCTTCCTGCCCGCGTTCCTGGCCCTGGGGGTGGCGCCGGTGGTGGTGGGCCTGGCGGGCGGGTTGCTGCGCGGCAGGTGA
- a CDS encoding TadE family type IV pilus minor pilin: protein MAVPVLVAFTLALVWGLWAAAAQIRCVDAARAGARAAARSEPGAEALAAARSAAPEGARITMARSGDLWRVRVEAPMPGPGALALTLGAEAVAPAEDAQGGSGGGLGGPGAVRVAS, encoded by the coding sequence ATGGCCGTGCCGGTGCTGGTGGCGTTCACGCTGGCGCTGGTCTGGGGGCTGTGGGCGGCCGCCGCGCAGATCCGGTGCGTCGACGCGGCGCGGGCGGGGGCGCGGGCGGCTGCCAGGTCGGAGCCCGGGGCCGAGGCGTTGGCGGCGGCCCGGTCGGCCGCTCCGGAGGGCGCGCGGATCACGATGGCGCGGTCCGGCGACCTGTGGCGGGTACGGGTGGAGGCCCCCATGCCGGGGCCGGGCGCGCTCGCCCTCACGCTCGGTGCGGAGGCCGTGGCTCCGGCCGAGGACGCCCAGGGCGGCTCTGGAGGCGGCCTTGGAGGCCCTGGGGCTGTGCGGGTCGCCTCATGA
- a CDS encoding STAS domain-containing protein yields the protein MDLSLSTRNVSGPGGDRTVVEVGGEIDVYTAPKLREQLVELVNDGSYHLVVDMEGVDFLDSTGLGVLVGGLKRVRAHEGSLRLVCNQERILKIFRITGLTKVFPIHTTVDEAVAATD from the coding sequence GTGGACCTGTCTCTGTCGACTCGCAATGTGTCCGGCCCTGGTGGCGACCGTACGGTCGTCGAGGTCGGTGGCGAGATTGATGTGTATACCGCGCCCAAGCTGCGCGAGCAGTTGGTCGAGTTGGTGAACGACGGCAGCTACCACCTGGTTGTCGACATGGAAGGCGTGGACTTCCTGGACTCCACCGGTCTCGGCGTGCTCGTGGGCGGACTCAAGCGGGTGCGTGCGCATGAAGGCTCGCTGCGCCTGGTCTGCAACCAGGAGCGCATTCTCAAGATCTTCCGGATCACCGGTCTGACCAAGGTGTTCCCCATCCACACCACGGTCGACGAGGCCGTGGCGGCCACCGACTGA
- a CDS encoding small secreted protein translates to MNKKLVAALSGGAALLMALTGCSSGDDSDNKVNDWAKQVCDQVQPQLKKIAAANVSIQQVTSDSSKPADVQKTDSAAFQSISDAYKALGSAVNGAGAPPVKDGATTQQEAVKELNATSAAYAGLKQKVDALDTKDQARFADGLTGIADELDKLSKSGDDALQRLQSGEVGKAMAKQPGCQKPSPSASDGASAS, encoded by the coding sequence GTGAACAAGAAGCTTGTGGCCGCGCTGTCCGGCGGTGCGGCACTGCTCATGGCGCTGACCGGCTGCAGTAGCGGCGACGACAGCGACAACAAGGTCAACGACTGGGCGAAGCAGGTCTGCGACCAGGTGCAGCCGCAGCTCAAGAAGATCGCGGCCGCCAACGTCTCCATCCAGCAGGTGACCTCGGACAGCAGCAAGCCGGCCGACGTCCAGAAGACGGACTCGGCGGCCTTCCAGTCCATCTCGGACGCCTACAAGGCCCTGGGTTCCGCCGTGAACGGCGCGGGCGCCCCGCCCGTCAAGGACGGCGCGACGACCCAGCAGGAAGCCGTCAAGGAACTCAACGCCACCTCGGCCGCCTACGCGGGCCTCAAGCAGAAGGTCGACGCGCTCGACACCAAGGACCAGGCCCGGTTCGCCGACGGCCTGACCGGGATCGCCGACGAGCTCGACAAGCTCAGCAAGAGCGGGGACGACGCGCTCCAGAGGCTCCAGTCCGGCGAGGTCGGCAAGGCCATGGCCAAGCAGCCCGGCTGCCAGAAGCCCTCCCCGTCCGCCTCGGACGGCGCGAGCGCGTCCTAG
- a CDS encoding DEAD/DEAH box helicase has protein sequence MAFNHLPAAMHDALGPLSVMPVTHSMPMARNHRPQGPAESGESRPSPDTVLDRLAAGAGRAARITHTEHLPPREGRHAVWPDRIRAEVIDAVQRAGIDHPWAHQATAAEHALDGESVVIATGTASGKSLAYLAPVLSTLLDGSEAPNGRGATALYLAPTKALAADQRRSVKELAAPLGTRVRPAVYDGDTPVEEREWVRQYANYVLTNPDMLHRGILPSHPRWASFLRSLRYVVIDECHTYRGVFGSHVAQVLRRLRRVCARYGADPVFLLASATAASPAQAAGRLTGLPVHEVADDASPRGELVFALWEPPLTDLHGEKGAPVRRTATAETAELLTDLTLQGVRTVAFVRSRRGAELISVIAQERLAQVDRSLVRRVAAYRGGYLPEERRALERALHSGELLGLAATTALELGIDVSGLEAVLIAGYPGTRASLWQQAGRAGRAGQGALAVLVARDDPLDTFLVHHPEALFQQPVESTVLDPDNPYVLAPHLCAAAAELPLTEEDLPLFGPAAAGLLPQLEAAGLLRRRASGWYWTRRQRAADLADIRGEGGRPVQIVEAATGRLLGTVDEPASHAAVHDGAVHLHQGRTYLVKRLDLEDSVALVEEAAPPYSTTARDTTAISVLETDTEIPWGAGRLCYGSVEVTNQVVSFLRRRLITGEVLGETKLDLPPRTLRTRAVWWTVTEDQLDAARVNPEQLAGALHAAEHASIGMLPLFATCDRWDIGGVSVPLHPDTLLPTVFVYDGHPGGAGFAERAFHTAREWLTATREAISSCECEAGCPSCVQSPKCGNGNEPLHKRGAVRLLTELLRGSPADSAPTATPAAHPPAPEPAAREPVTSPGTTATVPPARSRPAPRSRPALRSEPEQGPAPVVAPPGT, from the coding sequence ATGGCATTCAATCACTTACCAGCAGCCATGCACGACGCCTTGGGACCATTGTCCGTCATGCCAGTGACACACTCGATGCCGATGGCCAGGAATCACCGCCCCCAAGGACCCGCCGAGAGCGGGGAAAGCCGCCCCTCCCCGGACACGGTCCTCGACCGGCTCGCCGCGGGGGCGGGTCGTGCTGCGCGCATCACCCATACGGAGCACCTGCCCCCGAGGGAGGGACGTCATGCGGTCTGGCCTGATCGCATCCGCGCGGAGGTGATCGACGCCGTCCAGCGGGCCGGGATCGACCATCCGTGGGCCCACCAGGCGACCGCCGCCGAGCACGCCCTCGACGGCGAATCCGTCGTGATCGCCACCGGCACCGCCTCCGGCAAGTCCCTCGCCTACCTCGCCCCCGTGCTGAGCACCCTCCTCGACGGCTCCGAGGCCCCCAACGGGCGCGGCGCGACCGCGCTCTACCTGGCCCCCACGAAGGCCCTCGCCGCCGACCAGCGCCGCTCCGTCAAGGAACTGGCCGCCCCGCTCGGCACGCGCGTACGCCCCGCCGTCTACGACGGGGACACCCCCGTCGAGGAACGCGAGTGGGTCAGGCAGTACGCCAACTACGTCCTGACCAATCCGGACATGCTGCACCGCGGGATACTCCCGTCCCACCCCCGCTGGGCCTCCTTCCTGCGCTCCCTGCGCTATGTCGTGATCGACGAGTGCCACACCTACCGCGGGGTCTTCGGCTCCCACGTGGCCCAGGTGCTGCGGCGGCTGCGCCGCGTCTGCGCCCGGTACGGGGCCGACCCCGTCTTCCTCCTCGCCTCCGCCACCGCCGCGAGCCCCGCCCAGGCCGCGGGACGGCTCACCGGCCTGCCCGTCCACGAGGTCGCCGACGACGCCTCCCCGCGCGGCGAGCTGGTCTTCGCCCTGTGGGAGCCCCCGCTCACCGACCTGCACGGCGAGAAGGGCGCCCCCGTCCGCCGTACCGCCACCGCCGAGACCGCCGAGCTCCTCACCGACCTCACCCTCCAGGGCGTCCGTACGGTGGCGTTCGTACGCTCCCGGCGCGGCGCCGAGCTCATCTCCGTCATCGCCCAGGAACGGCTGGCCCAGGTCGACCGCTCCCTGGTCCGCCGGGTCGCCGCCTACCGGGGCGGCTACCTGCCCGAGGAACGCCGCGCCCTGGAGCGGGCCCTGCACTCCGGCGAACTCCTCGGCCTCGCGGCCACCACCGCCCTGGAACTCGGCATCGACGTGTCCGGCCTGGAGGCCGTCCTGATCGCGGGCTACCCGGGCACCCGCGCCTCCCTGTGGCAGCAGGCGGGCCGCGCGGGCCGCGCCGGGCAGGGGGCGCTGGCCGTCCTGGTCGCGCGGGACGACCCGCTGGACACGTTCCTCGTCCACCACCCCGAGGCGCTGTTCCAGCAGCCCGTCGAGTCGACCGTCCTCGACCCGGACAACCCGTACGTCCTCGCCCCCCACCTGTGCGCGGCCGCGGCGGAGCTGCCCCTCACCGAAGAAGACCTGCCGCTCTTCGGCCCGGCCGCCGCCGGGCTACTCCCCCAGCTGGAGGCCGCGGGGCTGCTGCGGCGGCGCGCGTCCGGCTGGTACTGGACGCGCCGGCAGCGGGCCGCCGACCTCGCGGACATCCGGGGCGAGGGCGGCCGGCCCGTCCAGATCGTCGAGGCGGCGACCGGGCGGCTGCTCGGCACCGTCGACGAGCCCGCCTCGCACGCCGCCGTCCACGACGGCGCCGTCCACCTCCACCAAGGCCGCACCTACCTGGTGAAGCGGCTCGACCTGGAGGACTCGGTCGCGCTGGTCGAGGAGGCCGCCCCGCCGTACTCCACGACCGCCCGCGACACCACCGCCATCTCCGTCCTGGAGACCGACACCGAGATCCCGTGGGGCGCCGGGCGCCTCTGCTACGGCTCCGTCGAGGTCACCAACCAGGTCGTCTCCTTCCTGCGCCGCAGGCTCATCACGGGCGAGGTGCTCGGCGAGACCAAGCTCGACCTGCCGCCGCGCACGCTGCGCACCCGGGCCGTGTGGTGGACGGTCACCGAGGACCAGCTGGACGCCGCCCGGGTCAACCCGGAGCAGCTGGCCGGCGCCCTGCACGCCGCCGAGCACGCCTCGATCGGGATGCTCCCGCTCTTCGCCACGTGCGACCGCTGGGACATCGGCGGGGTGTCCGTACCGCTCCATCCGGACACGCTGCTGCCGACGGTCTTCGTGTACGACGGCCACCCCGGCGGCGCGGGCTTCGCCGAGCGGGCGTTCCACACGGCCCGTGAATGGCTCACGGCCACCCGCGAGGCGATCTCCTCCTGCGAGTGCGAGGCCGGCTGCCCCTCCTGCGTCCAGTCCCCCAAGTGCGGCAACGGCAACGAGCCCCTGCACAAGCGCGGTGCCGTCCGCCTCCTCACCGAACTGCTCAGGGGATCCCCGGCGGACTCCGCCCCCACGGCGACCCCCGCGGCACACCCCCCGGCCCCGGAGCCGGCTGCAAGGGAGCCGGTGACGTCGCCGGGGACCACGGCGACCGTGCCGCCGGCCCGGTCCCGACCCGCGCCCCGGTCCCGACCCGCGCTCCGGTCCGAACCGGAGCAGGGCCCGGCGCCTGTGGTGGCCCCGCCCGGGACCTGA